A region of Drosophila mauritiana strain mau12 chromosome 3L, ASM438214v1, whole genome shotgun sequence DNA encodes the following proteins:
- the LOC117141027 gene encoding metallophosphoesterase domain-containing protein 1: MEVPVHPLSQDPTAAWREISKTQRVIKVTMKPPTTTVAPNKARVVCMSDTHSLTPYIKFDIPDGDIFIHAGDFTKCGQLEEVEEFNTWIGALPHRHKIVIAGNHELSFDRTFTHPFQKSKSHASSSKHTGMSILDDLPTLGNAKENLESAVQTQNVRDVLTNCRYLEDELLEIWGIQIYGSPWQPEFCRWAFNVPRGTACLDKWNQIPEGIDILVTHTPPVGHGDLCCSGVRAGCVELLSTVQQRVRPKYHVFGHVHEGYGITSDGRIIFVNASTCDINYLPNNAPIVFDVTLPPGFRKD; the protein is encoded by the coding sequence ATGGAAGTGCCTGTGCATCCGCTGAGCCAGGACCCCACGGCCGCTTGGAGGGAGATCAGCAAAACGCAGCGCGTGATCAAGGTGACAATGAAGCCACCGACCACCACGGTGGCGCCCAACAAGGCACGAGTGGTTTGCATGTCCGACACGCACTCCTTGACGCCCTACATCAAGTTCGATATACCAGATGGCGATATATTCATTCATGCCGGCGATTTCACCAAGTGTGGACAACTGGAAGAGGTGGAGGAGTTCAACACCTGGATTGGAGCACTGCCCCATCGCCACAAGATCGTGATTGCTGGCAATCATGAGCTCAGCTTCGACAGAACCTTCACCCATCCTTTCCAGAAGAGCAAAAGTCATGCTTCGAGCAGCAAACACACGGGCATGTCCATCCTCGATGATCTGCCCACTCTGGGCAATGCCAAGGAGAACTTGGAGAGCGCCGTGCAAACGCAGAATGTCCGCGATGTTCTGACCAACTGTCGGTATTTGGAGGATGAACTACTCGAGATTTGGGGCATTCAAATTTATGGATCGCCATGGCAACCGGAATTCTGTCGCTGGGCCTTTAATGTTCCACGTGGAACTGCCTGTTTGGATAAGTGGAATCAAATCCCGGAAGGCATCGATATTCTGGTCACCCACACGCCGCCCGTGGGTCACGGCGATCTCTGCTGTTCCGGCGTTCGAGCCGGTTGTGTGGAGCTACTCAGCACAGTGCAGCAACGAGTGCGCCCGAAATACCACGTCTTTGGACATGTACACGAAGGCTACGGCATCACAAGCGATGGCAGGATCATCTTTGTGAATGCCTCAACGTGTGACATCAACTACCTACCCAACAATGCCCCCATCGTTTTCGATGTGACGCTGCCCCCCGGATTTCGCAAGGATTAG
- the LOC117141024 gene encoding tubulin alpha-4 chain translates to MREVVSIQIGQCGIQIGNACWELYLLEHGINLDGSLKTKEELTASGSSASVGHDTSANDARTFFTETGNGKQVPRSIFVDLEPTVIDDVRNGCMRELYHPEQLISGKEDAANNYARGRYSIGKEVIDRVTSRLQKIAEQCDSLQGFLIFHSLGGGTGSGFTSLLVERLSTDYSKKCKLDFAVYPSPKVSTAVVEPYNALLTTHSTMDHSDCVFMVDNEAIYDICNNSLGVDRPAYRNLNRLIAQIVSSTTASLRFSGSMNVDLNEFQTNLVPFPRIHFPLVAYAPLMSAERSAHEQHAITTLTNACFESSNMMVKCDPRAGKFMACCMLYRGDVVPKDVNAAVSAIKSKRHIQFVDWCPTGFKIGINYEKPAFVPDGDLAKTSRACCMLSNTTAISVAFSNLSYKFDLMFKKRAFVHWYVGEGMEEGEFTEARENIAVLERDFEEVGLDNAEEGGDEDFDEF, encoded by the exons atg CGCGAAGTAGTCTCCATCCAGATTGGCCAGTGCGGCATCCAGATCGGCAATGCCTGCTGGGAGCTGTACCTGCTGGAGCACGGCATCAACCTGGACGGCAGCCTGAAGACCAAAGAGGAGCTGACGGCCAGCGGGAGCAGTGCCAGTGTGGGTCACGACACTTCGGCCAACGATGCTAGAACCTTCTTCACGGAGACCGGCAATGGGAAACAAGTGCCACGCTCGATTTTCGTCGATCTGGAACCGACGGTCATCGATGATGTGCGGAATGGCTGCATGAGGGAGCTCTATCATCCGGAGCAACTGATTTCTGGAAAGGAAGATGCGGCCAATAACTATGCCCGAGGTCGTTACTCCATTGGCAAGGAGGTTATCGATAGGGTGACCTCACGGCTGCAGAAGATCGCAGAGCAGTGCGACAGCTTGCAGGGATTCCTCATCTTCCACTCGCTGGGCGGTGGTACTGGTTCGGGATTCACATCCCTGTTGGTGGAGCGCTTGTCCACCGATTACAGCAAGAAGTGCAAGCTGGACTTTGCCGTCTATCCATCGCCCAAGGTCTCCACCGCCGTGGTGGAGCCATACAACGCGCTGTTGACCACGCACTCCACCATGGACCACTCGGACTGTGTGTTCATGGTGGACAACGAGGCCATCTACGATATATGCAACAATAGCTTGGGTGTGGACAGGCCCGCCTATAGGAATCTGAATCGTTTGATCGCCCAAATAGTGAGCTCCACAACGGCTTCTCTGCGTTTCAGTGGCTCCATGAACGTGGATCTGAATGAGTTCCAGACGAATCTGGTGCCCTTCCCCAGAATCCACTTTCCCCTGGTGGCCTATGCCCCACTGATGTCCGCCGAGAGATCGGCCCACGAACAGCATGCGATTACCACTTTGACCAATGCCTGTTTCGAGTCCTCCAACATGATGGTCAAGTGTGATCCCCGTGCGGGCAAATTCATGGCCTGCTGCATGCTGTACAGGGGTGATGTGGTGCCCAAGGATGTGAATGCCGCTGTCTCGGCCATCAAGTCCAAGCGGCACATTCAATTCGTGGACTGGTGTCCCACCGGTTTCAAGATTGGCATCAACTACGAGAAGCCCGCCTTTGTGCCGGATGGAGATTTGGCCAAGACCTCGAGGGCCTGCTGCATGCTGTCCAACACCACCGCCATCTCGGTGGCCTTCTCCAATCTCTCCTACAAGTTCGATCTGATGTTCAAGAAGCGAGCCTTCGTCCATTGGTACGTGGGCGAGGGCATGGAGGAGGGCGAGTTCACGGAGGCGCGCGAGAATATCGCCGTCCTGGA